The DNA segment ctttttgctgaggaagcctggccctgagctaacatggtgcccatcttcctttactttatatgtgggacgcctaccacagcatggggtgccaagcggtgccatgtccacactcaggatccgaaccggcgaaccctgggcagctgagaagcagaatgtgggaacttaactgctgtgccactgggccagcccctgaaattttttttataagattACTCTCCAGAGCTTTTGCGCTAAACTTCCATCTGCTTCTATTTTTATTCACATACATAATGATCATGAAGTTGGTGAAAAATAAGTTTGTCTGCCCAGGTGTAGGTCCAGAAACTGTAATGAAATAAATCCTGTGGCTGATTTCACACTTCTTTGTGAAACCTCTTTTTCTGGAGATCCCACTCCAATATGAGCTCATATCCAAAATCCGGTGTTCTATTTTGCTGAATTTTAAATGCTACCTCTGTGAAATTATGCAGCAAGATAGAGTTTAGATTCTCTTGTTTcagtgtgtgtttcttttacagGTGTGCCATTTATACACAATATTAAGTGGGAATTTGGAAATCCAATGGAAGAATGCACCCAAATTTAACCTGTGGCTTTAACATGTCAGTATCTACTGACCAAGTTTCAGAACAGGCAGTCtttgtggaaatatttttgaatggatGAGAGAAATATTTCATACTTGATATGGTAAATCCAATGAATCTAGATCATCCTGTAGAAAATATGGTATTCAACATTTTGTTCCTCTATTTACGTCTgcattaacacacacacacacacacacacacacacatacactattTGTTTTGAATTACATGACAGCATCTATCAGCATCCATCACGCCCCCAGTGATACGGCAGCCAGCACGAGCTGGCTGACTTCCTGCCATCTTTTCTACTCACACCTGTGGAAGTGCAGACACCTGAGTTTGCGCTCCGTAGACGAGGTTGGAAGAGGAGGCTTGCATGGTGCTCCCAGACCAGCAGGGGGCGAAACTGTCCTGCACAAGCATTCCACAGACTTCCTGGAAGACAGAAAATTCTGCAGTTGTTCAGGCTGGCGGGTTTCTATTTCCACGCCTTGCAGTGCAGCAGCAACACTTCTTGGGCCAATAAAGGGATAACAAACAATGACAGAGGCTCAGGTGGGCCGAGCACTCcctcattgtttttctgtttttggtatTAGTGGATCACAGGCTCTGAGCTGGGGTAGAAAACACTGAAGATGCTCAGGCAGCCAGAAACTTGTTTGCCAGTCTTTCTAGGATGGTAGGAACAATTCCAGGGCACCCAAGTGGAATTAGAAGATTTTTAGTGGCTCTAGTGAGGCAAGGAGGCCTCCCTGAATCTTCCAAGTCTACATAAGTAGTACTAATCTCTGGAAGGAACGTGTACATTTTTGCAGAGGCTCAGTCAACCTAGGGACATCCTCCACTGTGCTTGCCTTCCAGCATGGGTGGGTACATGCCTAAGGAGGGGGACACGGAGCATTTCAAGGGTTTTGTCCCACAGAGGAGACTAAGTGGTAAAACAGGAGCATTGCAGCCTCAGAATGTCTATAGGACTTTTGGGGACCCTCAGTAATGGTCTCTGGTAAATCAGACACTCCTCCTGCAGAGAGAAACTGTGTCCAGTGTTATACAATAACCACCACCAAAATTATCCATAATAAGAAgcataataacaaaaacaatgttGAATAACAGCAGTAATGATAGGGTGATGATCACAATGATATTGATATTGGTGATAAGAACAAACCTAAGGAGATGGGGAGTTAGAGTACAGCCTCCCCAAAGGAAGTGACAAGGTACCAATAGTATCCTCATGGGGTATTAGATTTCCACAGAGTcctagttgtcataaagaaaattattccattctaactttttttttttgaggaagactggccctgagctcacatccgtgcccatcatcctccactttatatgtgggatgcctaccacagcatggcatgccaagtagtgccatgtccacacccgggatccaaacgggcaaaCCCCAGGTGGcagagaagtggaacatgagaacttaaccactgcgccaccgggccggcccccagaaaatTTTCCATAAGGCAAAACCAAGCAGCCTGATGGCCAGAACCCCAACCAGGTGAAGGGCAGGGGTGAACTTGGGAGCTCCGGTGCACATCACTTGAGGGGAGCCCTGAGGAACTGAGCTGGAAGGACCCTGATCTGGGACCTGCCAAGCATGTGATTCCCATCAGATTTTAGAAATTGGCCAGCTGGCTGTCAGGCCTGGTTGCCATGCAAGGAATGCAGGAGCCAGACTGACAACCAGTGTTCAGAAGCCACGCCTGTGATCCACAGGAATCCTTCAGCATTTTCTCAGCAGGCAGCATCCACTTGCCCCTCGTCCGTGACTTCCATGAGACCCCTGGAGGGACTGATATCCTCATTTGCATATCCAGGCTCAGAACTGTGGGAGTGAGTCATCCTCTGTCTCCCTGACCAGCAGGGGGTGACAAAGGCCAGCATGGGAGATTTTCACTGTTTTTCGGAGGACctagaaaattttgaaattgcTGGGGCAAGCTGGTAGTTGCCATCCTGTGCCTTCCAGTGCAGCACCAGCCTCTCCTGGAATAAGGAGGGGACTTTAAATGTTTCCAGGGACTCAGGCTGGCTGAGAATGCCCAATGGTGGTTCCCAGATCTGAGTCGAGGTAGAAAATTCCAAGAATATTCAGACGGGCAGTAACTCTCCAATTTCTCCAGGAAGGCAAAAGCTGCTCCTTGGCCCCTGAGTAGACTTAGAAAATACTTTGGTGACTCTGGCCATCCAAGGATATGCTCCCTGTGTCTTCCAGCTTGCCGCAAGAGTTATCTGGACCTTTGCAAGGGCTTGTAAATTTCATCAGTGGCTCAGTCAGGTCACAGGATTCCTGGTTCTGTCTTAACTTTTGGTAATGCCAGTTCTCAGGTCCTGAGCTGAGGTAGAAAATTCTGAGGATACTTGAACAGTGGGGAACTCTTTCTCCATCGTTTCCAGGAAGGCAGGAGTGGTCTCAGGGTTCCAAGTACACTTAGAAACCTTGTGGTGGTTCTGATGGACCAAGGATGCCTTGGAATTGCCCCAGCTTACTATCTAGAGAGTTTCTAGGGTGGGGTTCAGAGAGGGGAAAATTAGGCATCCCCAATAAACTCCCTGAATTGGGAGATGGAGTCTGGGTGGAGTAGATTACCAGACAAGAGAGCTTCATGGAGAGAGAACTCGAGATTCCTGCATAGGGCCCACTGACCCTTCCTCTCATGATACGCAAGCAAACTACCCATCCTGGTCCCTCAATGTCCCCGCATGGAGCACTGTTCACTGTTACATTATAGCGATAATGATGCTGTCCAGAGATGGGCCACATGGTTCCTTTCCTGCCCAACTTTCTGACCTCCCTAGAGctcattattttcttgtttttaatgtaaAGTACTCCCTCCTTATCCTTTGCTTCACTTTccttggtttcagttacccaccaTCAACCACGGTCAGGAAGCAGCTGATTCTCCTTCTGACGTATCTTCAGAAGGTCAGTAGTAGCCTAATACTACATCACAATGCCCATGTCACCCACCTCCCTTCGTCTCATCAAGTAGGcattttattatctcacagcATCACAAAAAGGAGAAGGGTGAGTACAGTATAATAacatattttgagagagagaccacattctcataacttttattacagtatactgTCGTAATACTTCCATTTtaatattagttattgttgttaacctcttactgtgcctttttaaatttacttaaaatttagtttataaattaaacttatcACATGGTTGTATGTgtaaaacatagtatatatagggttcggtgCTATCCACAGCTTCAGGATCCACTGGAGTTCTTGGAATGTGTCttctgtggataaggggggactactgtatctGATTTACATGTACTTATTTCTAATTCAATCCTAAAgtctctgcccattgtttgaatCTCCTCTGAAAAAGTTTATTCTCATCAGGTGTGTCTATCAATTCCATCTCCTGTAGAACTATCACCTGGAGATTTCTGAAATGTCACAACCGAAAGAGTTCCCATCACTGCACGTTGCTCACTGTCACGTTGAGATATCCCTGCGCCATCAGCCTGGAACTCCCATGGCCCTGCTTTCTTGAATCTCCTGTTCCTATGTTGTATTATTTTCATAGTGTTGGGGTAACAAATTACCGTTAActgtgtcttaaaacaacagaaatttatcttttctttacaCTTTCGGAAGCCTGAAGTCCAAAATCGATCTCTTGAGGCTAAAACCTAGGTGTCAGCAGGGTCAGGCTCCCTCTGGGGGTTCTTCAGGATAATCCATCGCTTTCCCCTTTCCAGTGCCTGGAGCGACGTTCCTCGGCTCactgtcccttcctccatcttcacatccGGGGATgttgcctcttctctctctgctcccatctcgttgctttctcctctccagtcaggtcttcctctgcctctctctcataATGACACTTGTGACCACATGTAAGCCCCACCTGGTAAACCAGGGTAATCTCACCAGCCTcgaatccttaatttaatcacatcttcaaagcgtattttgccatataaggtaacattcacagattCCAGGAATGAGGTCCTGGATATATTCGGGGCCCACTACATAGCCTACCACACTTGTCTTAACTACTTTTGGTTGGAATATGTGATCCAGCAGCTTCGCatgttttccctctttcctttgttctttcttgctTCCTTATGTTCCATGATTCCTTCTGGCatcatttactttctgtttcaagaacttcctttagccattcttctTGAGTAGCTCTGCAGGTGCCCAGTTCTCTGAGTTTTCCTTTATCTGAGAATATCTcgatttcctttttattcatgAAGGATTTTTCTGCATTGTTTTTTTTCTGGAGATAGAATTCTGAGTTgataattcttttatttcaacacttgaaaaatgtgccacttccttctcttttccatggtttctgatgagaatgaTGCTGTAATTTGAGTTGTTTTCCCTCTTATACTTAAAGTTTTGTTCCTTTCTCACTgctttgaagaatttttctttgttcttagttttcagaaatttgattatgatgtgtcttggttgTGGATTTTTCGGGGCTTTATCTTGTTTTGGGTTCTCTTAGCTTGGGAATCTGCAGGTTTACCTCTttgccaaatttggaaaatttttcagccattatttcttctgaTAATTTTCCAGTctcatcctttttctcttctccttctgggtctCTGATGACATGAATTTAGATGTTTTGTTATAGTCTCACAGGTACCCAAGaccctgttcattttttttcagccTGTTTTTTGCTGTGGTTCAGATTAGTTAATTTCTGTTTATTGTCTTCgggttcactgattctttcctctgtcctctctaTTCTACTGTTGAGACTAttcattgagatttttaaaaactttttctatttgtattttttcagttcaaaattttgcatgtttcttttttgtattttataattttttgctgAGACCttctatgttttcatttgtttcggGCATGTTCATAGCACCATGTTAATGGAATTGTGTAGGATATCATTTCACAAGCCTTCCTTTATTTAGCACAATACCCTTTACAATTCAAACATGTTGTTGTACATGTCATCAGTACATATCTTGTAGCTGCTGAGTGGtaattccattgaatggatgttcCATATGTGGTCATCCATTACCCTGTTGagggatatttgagttgtttgcactttttggcaattacaaataaagctgccagaaatacttttctacatttttgtgtgaacatagctTTTATTTCACTTGGGTAAACATGAAGTAGTGGGATTACTATATTAtatgataaatttatgtttaactttataagaaattaccAAACTTGCTTTCAAAGTGGCTTCATCATTTTACATTCAACCAGTAACGTTTGAGACTTCCAGTTGTTCCTCATTCTCTCAAACACTTCAtgtttttattgttacttttaaaattgttgtcattctaacaggtgtagaGGGATATCTCACTGTGGAGACACCAGTTTGTTAATAgctctgtttcttaaaaaaattttgtcttatttgatGGAAATACTTTCCTGCAGTTTTCATAATCAGCCCACATTTTCCTGTCctttataaatctaaaactttGCTGAGAAAAATGATATCTGGAGAAAATATGAGTGATTTCTACACCATTGTTTGATTGAAGACTTAATAGCCTCCTTGAGAAAAGAGACTATGATTTATGTATCCATGTGTCTGCAATGCCTGATAGATAATAAGCATCACcattaccaccatcaccatcatccttatcctctccttcctttctaatTGCTGCCATTAATTAAGCACATTTCCTAGCTCTACGTCTGCTACCCACATTTCATCAAACCCTAAGGCCCTTGTTCctcaggaaacaaacaaatatcCTGCTTCAGTTGTAGAAATACTGCTTATTCCTCATTGAGCATACTTGGCCAGGAGTTTTAGATATTGGCCTGTTCTCTTTTATGTTTGTAGTCTTTTCCTCAGCCAAAAACAATAAGTGTGATTCAAGCTGCTGAAAGGTGTTTCTGAGTAGGATGGTTTATACTCTACTCCCTGTTCCAAGCCTGAATGTAGAAGTTCACACTCAGTTTTGAAGTCAGCTGGAGTCTCTGTGTATAGGCTCTATTTGAAAAGACCAGGGGttgaaagaaaacagagggagtCAGGAGTTGGAATGAAGCCATGGGACAGGGTCAAGCACCAAACATCAACAGAATTGGGTTAGCTTTCTTAGACACATAGTCATCCTTCCTGGTAAGTCCCTATCACTTCCCTTTGCCTGGGTCCACAGAACTTTGTCATGGTTCTCTCTTGCAAGTATCGTAGAGTCACTAACTCTTGGGGAACATAAGCAGGGGAGTTTTAGAGAGAAAGAATTAGTAAGAAAATGTCTCATTTTCTGTTACCCAGGACCTGTTCAGTTTCAGTGATGAAGCAGAGATGGTTCCAGACACCTGGAAAGCCTCTGACTGCACTTCATCTAAGTCATTCTTTACCTGACCTGGTATGTAGTTCACACAATCAGAAGAGATCATTCAGAGGTCAGGTGACTGCAGTTCTCTCAATCATTGACATTCCCCGGGGGTCCCTTCTCAGTGTATAGGTACTAGGGACTTTGTCTTGTGTGTAGGATTCTCTCATGCTCTCAGGTTCTCTAAACTTACCAAAGCTTATGTAAGTTTGTTTACTACCTGGTGAAACTTGgttcataaatgaataaaatggcaAAGGAGAATGACAATAGTTCTCATGGTTGAAGGTGTCTGTAAAGACAGGCAGCAGATGGCTTCATTTCAGTCAGCAGCTCCCTAGGGCCAGTGGAGTGTCTTTGTTTGGCTAATGATGACATTTTAATACCTTAAGAAGGATATCCAGGGACAGAAGTGACCCATGAACAGAATGGCCTGCAAGGGAGGACAGAGAGTCCTTGTTATTTTGGATGCTAAGTTCCCCAAAATAATGGAAGTGAGCAGTTTGAATGGAAATCATTATCAAATGGGAACATAAGCTACCAATATATTGGCAATAGAATGGACCTTTACCCACAAGAACCCTTTAGTTTCATTTAAAGTGACGTAGGCGAGGTTGATAGACGAACTGGTTTAAACAGTGACAGGGCATTTTGTCTGTGAACTCACTCCAGACTCCAGTAACTCCAGTCATAGTCAATCACCCCTACTCCTGCTCTGAATGCCCACAGGTCTCCAGTCAGGTTGTGGAGCTTCCTACATTGTGTGTTAGCTTTCTGGACTTGCAGCTGTCTTCCCCTCTGAAGGTTAAGCTTCTATTCCTTGAGTTGAGCAAGAAAGAGAGCCACTTGTTCATTTCCTCTCAACATCTGCCCTTCAAATGGAAAAGTGCAAGTTAGTGAAATACCGTGGTACCCAAAAAGCAAGAATTCTGGATTTCAGTTCTGAATCTTGATCTCTGCTACTAACTGAAAGTGTGGGACACAGAACAATGGTCATCATTGAATGTCAGATATTCCTCTGTTTAATGATCAATAGTTCTCAAACAGTAATATTTAGGAGACTTTAttggaaaaattgttttaaaaattcagattcttagCTTACTAGTTTCCAATGTGAAAATCTTAGAGTCTGGCACAAAGCACTGAATTTTGGAAATATTCTAGGAGTGTGTAATCGGTTTTCTTCTGGAAACATTGACTTAGATTACCTCCAAGGCTATTCCTAGCTCTAATATTTTAGCATTCTAAGCATTCCTATAAATCTGAGTATGAATATTATGCTTAGATTCTGTGGTTGAACAACTCCTatggtgtgtatgtatgtgtgtgtatacatggtGCATGAATGTGCACACATGCAACATGAAACGATGGAACTATTCCTTATTCCATGAAAGTCCTTCCCAGAATTACAAGTAAACCTTAGGTAATTAGCACTGTGGATGACCTAGTTTGACAGAGCAACAGCAGAGGCTAAACTAGATGACGAGGCCCTGAACTAGACCAATGTtagtgaagagagagaggagaggaagaaactaCAATACACTTTTCAGATATTAGTGAGAAATTTATGAAATGAGTGAATTGTGTATTTATGAGTGAAAGTAAGCATTCTCGAGTAAAGCATTTTTAACCTGAGTGTCTGAGTAAATGAGAACAATATTTATTAAGATCTAGATATTAAATGAAGATCAATTTTGGAAACAAAGTCATAAATTCCAAAGAAGACAAGTTACTTTTGAAATGCCTATCAGGAATCCATGTAGAGAAGAACAGTAGCCTAATAAACTTTAGGAAGAAGTTAGAGTAGGAAACATAGTGTAGAGTTTTTATCAGACGTGCCCCATTCAGGTAAACAGAAACCACACCGGGTATTTGAAACAAAGGGAATGTAATGCAAGGATTGGTTACACAGGTGCTGGAAGGTTGAGAGGGCACAGAGATCAATAACTATAGGACAGAATTATCATCTCCAGACCCAAAAGGGAAAGGGTGCTACCAGGAGGTACTGCTTGAAATTCTGGGGTCAGCCACATACAGCTCGAGGCTGGGCCTATAAGGATGGGACACAGCATAGCTGGTGCTCAGACCTCTGAGTTGGATGAACTACATGAATCATGCTTGAAATTTTAAGGAAGGAGTACTCTAAGACTGGGGCTCAGACAAATGAGGCAGAGGCATCCTGCAGCTGGTATTCAGACTTCTGAAGTGGAGACATGGGCCAAACAGGAGTGTGGATAACAAGGTGCACAATAAATCAGACCATAGCTTATCTGGTCCTCTGACTACCAAGGGGATAGAGCCTGGATGCTGCTGGTTCCTGTGAGGTGTCCTTATGAGGCTGCTGAGAAAGTCAGAAGAGGCTGCAGCCTGGAGCCAACCACCTGACGCTGCTGGAGTGTGGTGACCTGAATTGGAAATGGGAACAACTGCCTTGactccttttcttattttccaatctACTGCTAACGCCTTTCATTAAAGGCACTAACAGGAAGCTAACTAGCCAAGGAGTCTGGCGGATGCAGTTTGCAGAGTCTCCGCATGCTATCACAGAGGAGAGTACTGAAGTGGGGCTCGGGGCCCCGAAAAGCTGGAAAATCGGTAGTGCCATGTCAACAGACGAGAGCTGAAACCCGAGGAGTGGGTGAGATTACTAAATAACTGTAACAAGATGGATGAAACAGTGGTGATTGGAATCCAGGCAAAAGAGAACAGAATgagtgaagaagaggaagaaaactggaCAGAGACCCACGTCCTCTtgggcaaaggagagagaaacgAAGTGCAGGGTGGATcacattgtgaaatatttcagAAAGGGCCAGGAGGATGAATACTGGCCATAGATCATTGGGTTCAGCCTGACGTCTTCATTAAGAGAACAGCAAGTAAGAAGTATCTAAGAGGTTGCTGGTCTCCTTACTAAGAGAAATTCCAGTGATATGAAGAAGGCAGAAGACATTTCTATAGGTTGAGAAGCAAATAGGATATGAAAACAGTGGGGACAGAAAATAGATACAACATTTCAAGTCATTTgataatgaaagagagaaaaggggaagggaGAAATCCTAAATACATTTAGATTCTCAAAAGCAGTGTTTTATCTGAGACAGTTGATAAGCAATTCCCGGGGAAAGCACAGAACCTGAGAAAATTCCTCTGAATGCAAGAATAACATCATCTACCCATGTGCCTCTTGAAtccttttcagaataaaaagtttagcaccaaaaagataaaaagcaatacctgaacattttttaaaaacacattttatttcttatttgaaatcCTTTTACAAATTGTCTTGTTCTGGAAATTTGGTTctattttgttatcttttatcCACATCTCTACAGGACGGAAACTTAACTGAACAGATAAGGAAATTCTCTAGAGCAGACATGAGggattttgtttcttctgttctgGAGGTGTGTGCTGCAAACCTTCTAAGATGAAAATGGCCTATGAAATATATGTTGCTCTGCCTGAAAGCGGGGACTCCAAGTTTAATCAAATTAAGTCAAAGCCACGTCTCAGTTTACCACTGCCATTGCTCTGAAAGAACAAAGATCCCAGGGTCACGGGAAGGACTGTGGAAAGTGTTCAGTTCTTTTGCAGCTGGTTTCAACTTCTTCCTCCCTTGAACTGCTCACTTGAGCTGCTAAAAAATGTTCCATGTTCCATCTTTAGCGCTGGTCTTTATTTATTCTGGCATCAACCAGTACAGGTTTTGAGGATGTGCTAAGAACATAAGATCAAAAAGCCAGAAATCTGAATATAGGTGTAAGCAAGCCAGTAATCATGTGATCTTCTTGGGCCCATACCTTTTTCCTATAAAGAGGGTGTGGAATTAGATTATCTTTAGGGATCTCATGCTTGAATGGGCTGTGATTTTATGAGTTCTCACTGCAAGTGGCCAGGATGAAGATGCTACTCAATCCATGGCCAGCTTGAATTTTGAGATGTGTCAGCTTCTTTTAGGAACTTGATATTCTAGGTGAGACAGGGAGTGGAAGACATTCTAAACAATTCCTACctataaaggagagagaagaggagtgtGTGCCAGTGGTTCTGCTAAGGTGGCCACAATTAGTGTCTAGCAGGTGATCCTGTTACTATGTAGTTGAATCTCCTCATATTACATGTCAGGATCTTGGCACAGAAGGCCCAGATCTGTTTGAAGCCAGACTTCTGCCTCTAGAACTCAGTTCACCTGAGTCACAGTCCAACCTTTACATGCTACCTTTTTATCCATTTACTCACTTACTTtatcaatcaataaaataatgaataggTCCTATACCCAGAACTGGGAAGTCAAAAGTGAACAAGGCACAGTTCCTTCCCTCTAGAAGCTCACAGCCCAGAGAGGGTAGTGTCAGAACGGGACTGACAGCTTCAGGGCATCCGCAATTTGAAGATCAGGAGGGAAGAAGCAGAGAGGTTTGCTGCACTGAGGTCACAGCCGGAGCATCTTCACCTCTCTCACTTTTGTAGCTGCTGCTTAGCTtttagtgatttttcttctttttgcagcAAAGTGGTGTCAGTTCAGCTCTGCAGCCCCCAATCTGAACTTCGAAGGAAAGGCATTCGACTTCACAGCGACCGTTCAATTTCAGACAACGTAGTTGCCTTCCAACTCCTCCTCTGACTGTGTGAAGAGAGCAATCGGACCTCAGTTATCCAGTAATTAATTACTGGAGGCAAAATTACATTGCCCAGGCCAAATTCAGAATTTCCCATTACCAAATCTCCTGGAGACACAGAGCGTAAATCTAGAGTAGAGAAAAAGCAGATGTTACCTAAACAGCTGCGTCTGAGCTCAGTTCCCTGGTGCAGTATCTGCCGTGTCATTATTTGATATTcaattatgaaaaacaaaaaagacttctCTCTGCCAAAGGCATTTCTACGATATATAGAAACATAACATTTCTTCCTGGGAGGGAGACAATATACTTTCCAATTCCAATAAACAATCCTTTCCAGTAAATGAGTTTTTTCATGTCTCCAAATTAAGGATCTTTGATATACAACAAAAGGTAAAGACTGTGCCATTTGCCCTGTGGGCAGATCCATGATTGACCATATGCCTTGGTATGTGATCACGGAGTTTCACAGTTTTAGGtacaaagataaaagaaacatGGTACTAGTCTGCTCTGTAATGATCATCAGTGGAATAGTGTCTTTGGCTCTAGCAAGCAAAATTAGAGTGCCATAGACAGTGTGTGTTTACTCAGAACAAAGCAATTAAGCTGAAGAGTGTAAGACTACTTCAAAAGGGAATGACTGAAAAAAATGGTGGTATGTATTCTCACAAGAAATAGTCAAAGAACTGGCAGTTACTCTCAAAGGGAGAGAACAACTTTGGAGGAAAAAGAATATAGATTATTTGTCATATATCTGACGTATTTCCACAGTGAAGAGATATTGGGCTTGCTAATGCCAAGTGAGGACTCAGACTAttggaaagaaattagaaaaacttAGATTTCTGCTCAAAGTAagggaaaatgtttaaattgtCCAAAGTTGAAATTGGGATAGTGTGTGTTACAGATCACTGAAATTTATCAGGCATCGGGCTATCAATTGATGTGGAAAATATACAAGGTGTTTAAATATTGAATTGAGGCAGACAGtaagaacaataataatagttaactCTATCACAGCACAGAGTATATCCCCAGCACTGTTTAAACAGTTCACGTCAATAGAAAGATTGCTAAACTGTCCCCAAGCAGTTATTTTTCCCTTCAGACTTTTAGTAATAGAACCTCTGGATTCTAGTGGACACATGGGTACTTAGCTAAAGATATCAGTTCCTGGCTCTCTATTTCTGTATGGCCACGTGAATTTAAGTGTGGATCCAGGAAATAGGAGTGGAATGATGTGAGCTGCttctatgtaatattttaaacCCTGTCCTTTACTTACTTTTCAGCCCTTCCTGTTAGAGCATCTTTGGAACTGGATAAAACAGTCAACAGGTTTAAGATGACAAGGTTGACCTCCAACTTAGTGCCAACATGACTTGATGGAGAAGATGCTTCTACTCAACCCAGTAAACTTATCTGTTTTTGGTCTTttgtgtgagaaaaaaataaattatgttttccCAGTCACTCTATAAAGCTTCATTATTAAGAGAAGTTAGCCtctatacaactatgcactggggggcttttgggagaagaagaagaagaaaaaacaacgataaagattggcaacagatgttagttcaggcgccagtctttaaaaaaagaaaaaa comes from the Equus asinus isolate D_3611 breed Donkey chromosome 27, EquAss-T2T_v2, whole genome shotgun sequence genome and includes:
- the LOC106823812 gene encoding beta-defensin 107A, which gives rise to MPGAMRIFFLIFAALILAQIFSVRGGVGRQLRCLKLNGRCEVECLSFEVQIGGCRAELTPLCCKKKKNH